A stretch of DNA from Anopheles ziemanni chromosome 3, idAnoZiCoDA_A2_x.2, whole genome shotgun sequence:
TGGTTTCCAAGTTTGTTCTCTGGAAGATTGGCAACCAAGTCGTGACTGATTGAAAGCTTTCCGTGCAATCATATGTTTCCTTTCCGGgtgaatatttaaattaaatcatttaaCTTAGAGAGAGATCGACCAGGCTTAAAACAATGTCACGCTTTACTATATATTCGAGCCGAGTGAATCGCGTAAGTGAAGTAGCTcaacaaaatttaataaaggccatatttgaaatttaatttcaggacgaagtttttcaatttaaattcgcagttttttgttttttagagACTTTGACCTCTTCGGTCATTCGTATctccgaaaaaataaaatttctttatattttCGCTTTCCCCGATATTTTGAGGTGTTAAAAACCTGTTCGAAAGGGCTGTAGCCTTGTTCGGAATATTTGTAgtgtttgaaagtattttCTAAACATACGCAAAGGTGTGTACACACTTTGTGTGCTGCTATCGTTTATGTAGCTCACCATGGAAGTATAGCTACCTTTGCTACcttgagaaacaaaaatggccGCCTCCGTGttggttgttttgatttgtgttCCTCAAAAAATTCTTTAAATTATTGTGATTTGTGTACTTTTTTCTTTGCAAACAAGTTTTATCGTAAATCTGAATCACAGCGTCGATGAAAAATAACATAGATAGCGAGCAACAATCAAATTTCAACCGAATAATCCATCCCCCAAGAATCCTAACCTATctttgttgtgtgttgtttaCGAGTGGTTTCtgcgatttgtttgttttgattatctGTTTTGCTGGAGTGGCGCAATTCTTGCCGGCCGCCTGTAGCTGAAAGAAGCAATATGGAAAGTGACATTCAGCCGGTGGTAGAGAATCGAACGATAAAAACATTGGCTGGTGCGTCTAAAGAAAGCTCTCAAGTACCCACCAATGCGGCCGATAGCGATAAGGGCAGCAGTAAGTGTATTCCGACTACCGGAcacacaaagaagaagaagcaagaTGGTATGTTTTATCCTACGGTAAAGCCAAGCTCAACTACAACATATTTTGCTAACAACTCTTTTCGTTACCACAGGCCGTGATTTGAAGTTGATTATGGAACCACAAAATCCCTCCCCAACCAAGTATTTCGATAGCAACGGTGTACCATTGGGACGAGCGTTGGAGGACGGGGAAATTATACCAACAGGATCCGCAATCAACATCACTGCGGGAGATAACAAGAAGGGCAGcaaaattgcaataaaatgttGCAACTGCAGCAAAGTGTTCACCTCACGTGCCACGTATGACGTGCACTTTCGCTCCAACTACCATCAAGATCCAATATATGCTTGCCCCGTGTGCGATAAGCGGATCGAGCAATACAGGGCGTACCATCTGCACTGCTATCGGCACAGAAATAGTGACACCCAGCGATACACGTGTCAGGAATGTGCgaaaatttttcatcaaaaatccGATCTCGTTCGCCATCAAAACACACATTTGCCCAGCATTGCGGGTCCGTCCAGggaacgaaatggaaagaCTGCGGAAGCTAAACCTCCTTCTCTCGAGTGTATAAAatgcaacattttatttaaaactcaAGCTGATCTGAAGGAACACACACGCAAAACGCATCCGGCGCCAAAGCAACTAGTAGAGTGTCCCGATTGTGGAAAGTAAGTTTTCGGCTGTTCGTTGCGTTAGTTTCTTTGTCACATTCAACACGGAATTGTAATTTTTCCAGGTCACTCTCAGCGGGAGGTTTCTATTCGCATCGTAAGATACATTCGGAAAGTCCCAAATTTTCCTGCCAAGAGTGTGGCCGAGCATTCGTGCAGAAGATTAACCTTATCCAGCACCACAAGACGCACAATGGCAACCGGCCGTTCCAATGCGATCAGTGCGATAAGGCATTCTGCGAGAAGGCTCAGCTTCAGCGCCATCTGCACCACCATTCCGAGGAACGTCCGTTTCGCTGCGAAGTGTGTGACAAGTGCTACAAAACGGAACGGTGCCTGAAAGTACACTCGGCGGTGCACACCAACGAACGGCCGTACGTGTGTACCGAATGTAACAAAGGCTTTCTCAGTAGTTCCAAGCTGCGACAACACAGCAACATCCACTCGGGACTTCGACCGTTCAAGTGTAAGTACTGCACCCGGGACTTTACCAACTTTCCCAACTGGCTCAAGCACATTCGACGCCGCCACAAAGTCGACCACCGGACAGGCGAGAAGCTCGACAGTGTGCCGAAGTTTA
This window harbors:
- the LOC131287099 gene encoding zinc finger protein 668-like, producing MESDIQPVVENRTIKTLAGASKESSQVPTNAADSDKGSSKCIPTTGHTKKKKQDGRDLKLIMEPQNPSPTKYFDSNGVPLGRALEDGEIIPTGSAINITAGDNKKGSKIAIKCCNCSKVFTSRATYDVHFRSNYHQDPIYACPVCDKRIEQYRAYHLHCYRHRNSDTQRYTCQECAKIFHQKSDLVRHQNTHLPSIAGPSRERNGKTAEAKPPSLECIKCNILFKTQADLKEHTRKTHPAPKQLVECPDCGKSLSAGGFYSHRKIHSESPKFSCQECGRAFVQKINLIQHHKTHNGNRPFQCDQCDKAFCEKAQLQRHLHHHSEERPFRCEVCDKCYKTERCLKVHSAVHTNERPYVCTECNKGFLSSSKLRQHSNIHSGLRPFKCKYCTRDFTNFPNWLKHIRRRHKVDHRTGEKLDSVPKFMTKKRPTDAVPKKVPTSTEAASQSDKAPKSGKSKKRTTRMMIPLPDVLKEESLPYVSESSNIDLNLVSKDDLLQPLTDEMEDIFKCLPSDESKLSIPDPLEQIGSNDPDSNEPQKFNWNQTDIGCDFSAKTSTPELISKSLLHQEIPSNVSNTPVDVAPSSGPLLFDTQLPMFPAIISFCNDEQQFRIINPHYIHLTNTTFIAGANSKLPTDSGSVSLSPTSAERQK